The following are from one region of the Hydrogenophaga sp. BPS33 genome:
- a CDS encoding LysE family translocator has protein sequence MPDLPQLLLFIVAGWLLNLTPGPDVLYIVNHSLRNGVRAGMVAALGIFAGCFVHVAIATVGLGALLATSATAFTMVKVIGAAYLLWMGVRLLRAATPGWSPDATPAEHDMGHVFRRGFLTNVLNPKVALFFLAFLPQFIAPATQHKTLAFLALGLLFSVNALPVTLGYAWAAAWAARRVQRVRSAMHWLDRAAGLLFIGFGLKLAFTDNPAP, from the coding sequence GTGCCCGACCTGCCCCAACTCCTGCTGTTCATCGTCGCCGGCTGGTTGCTCAACCTCACGCCAGGCCCCGATGTGCTCTACATCGTGAACCACTCGCTGCGCAATGGCGTGCGCGCCGGCATGGTGGCGGCGCTGGGCATCTTCGCCGGCTGCTTCGTGCACGTGGCGATCGCCACCGTGGGGTTGGGGGCCTTGCTCGCTACCTCGGCCACCGCCTTCACCATGGTCAAGGTCATCGGTGCGGCGTACCTGCTGTGGATGGGCGTGCGCTTGCTGCGCGCGGCCACGCCGGGCTGGTCGCCCGATGCCACGCCCGCCGAGCACGACATGGGGCACGTGTTCCGCCGAGGCTTTCTCACCAACGTGCTCAATCCCAAGGTCGCGTTGTTCTTTCTGGCCTTTCTGCCGCAGTTCATCGCGCCCGCCACCCAGCACAAGACGCTGGCATTTCTTGCGCTGGGCCTGCTGTTCAGCGTCAACGCACTGCCCGTGACGCTGGGGTATGCCTGGGCGGCCGCCTGGGCCGCACGCCGCGTGCAACGGGTGCGCAGCGCCATGCACTGGCTCGACCGCGCCGCCGGCCTGCTCTTCATCGGCTTTGGCCTGAAGCTGGCCTTCACCGACAATCCCGCCCCATAA
- a CDS encoding AMP-binding protein: MSAVDREERLPLDVLRGYPAHDHTLDGLLRSRCAVRAHQPMLLEGEHVLSWKAFATQADALAAALQGRGIGHGERVAIVARNGSGHVLLLFALARLGAVMVPLNPELGVRELRYALTHADVSAVVTEAALLGTLRQALEGHARQPWLALVEPTPQGNLPDLSALMVGAVGTTLPAPPTADAPCVMIFTSGTTGFPKGVMHSQRNLLLVGEANMARMRLQPEDRLLIVLPFFHINALFYSLGGMLASGCALVVVEKFSASRFWHTVADTGTTAVNIIEAMGTILKSRDRAEYRPDHRLRVVYGVRQNAQAAFREDFGVPHLLTGFGMTEIPGVTCNPYGEPAKPASMGVLAQHPDPQQAWAECRIVDDEGRDLGPDEVGELWVRTPVAMLGYFRDPEQTAAAFHGGWLKTGDMVRRDADGWFFYASRKKDIIRRRGENIAGAELDMTIGAHPAVYETAAIAVPSELGEDEILAAVVLKPGEQLDARAVADWCRERLAPHKVPRYVAFVETLPHTPTHKIAKAQMRQDAALLAGATDLAAGR, from the coding sequence ATGAGTGCCGTTGACCGAGAAGAGCGCCTGCCGCTCGATGTGCTGCGCGGATATCCCGCCCACGACCACACGCTGGACGGCCTGCTGCGCAGCCGTTGCGCGGTGCGCGCGCACCAGCCCATGCTGCTGGAAGGCGAACACGTCCTGAGCTGGAAAGCCTTCGCCACACAAGCCGACGCATTGGCCGCGGCGCTGCAGGGGCGTGGCATCGGCCATGGCGAGCGGGTGGCCATCGTCGCGCGCAACGGCAGCGGCCACGTGCTGCTGCTGTTCGCGCTGGCCCGGCTGGGTGCCGTGATGGTGCCGCTCAACCCCGAACTCGGCGTGCGCGAACTGCGCTACGCGCTGACCCATGCCGACGTGTCCGCCGTGGTGACCGAAGCGGCGCTGCTCGGCACGCTGCGGCAGGCGCTCGAAGGCCACGCCCGCCAACCTTGGCTGGCGCTGGTCGAGCCCACGCCCCAGGGCAACCTGCCCGATCTGTCGGCACTGATGGTGGGCGCCGTCGGCACCACGCTGCCCGCACCACCCACGGCCGACGCGCCCTGCGTGATGATCTTCACCTCCGGCACCACCGGTTTTCCCAAGGGCGTGATGCACAGCCAGCGCAACCTGCTGCTGGTGGGCGAGGCCAACATGGCGCGCATGCGCCTGCAGCCCGAGGACCGCTTGCTCATCGTGCTGCCCTTCTTCCACATCAACGCCCTCTTTTATTCGTTGGGCGGCATGCTGGCCAGCGGCTGCGCGCTGGTGGTGGTGGAAAAGTTCTCCGCCTCGCGCTTCTGGCACACGGTGGCCGACACCGGCACCACGGCGGTGAACATCATCGAAGCCATGGGGACCATCCTCAAGTCGCGCGACCGCGCCGAGTACCGGCCCGACCACCGCCTGCGCGTGGTCTACGGCGTGCGGCAGAACGCCCAGGCCGCGTTCCGCGAAGACTTCGGCGTGCCGCACCTGCTCACCGGCTTCGGCATGACCGAAATCCCCGGCGTCACCTGCAACCCCTACGGCGAACCCGCCAAGCCCGCCAGCATGGGCGTGCTCGCCCAGCACCCCGACCCGCAGCAAGCCTGGGCCGAATGCCGCATCGTCGACGACGAAGGCCGCGACCTCGGGCCCGACGAGGTGGGCGAGCTGTGGGTGCGCACGCCCGTGGCCATGCTGGGCTATTTCCGCGACCCCGAGCAGACCGCCGCCGCCTTCCACGGCGGCTGGCTCAAGACCGGCGACATGGTGCGGCGCGACGCCGACGGCTGGTTCTTCTACGCCTCGCGCAAGAAAGACATCATCCGCCGCCGCGGCGAGAACATCGCCGGAGCCGAGCTGGACATGACCATCGGCGCGCACCCCGCCGTGTACGAGACCGCCGCCATCGCCGTGCCCTCGGAGCTGGGCGAAGACGAGATCCTCGCCGCCGTGGTGCTCAAGCCCGGTGAACAACTGGACGCGCGCGCCGTTGCCGACTGGTGCCGCGAGCGCCTCGCGCCGCACAAGGTGCCGCGCTACGTGGCCTTCGTCGAAACCCTGCCCCACACCCCCACGCACAAGATCGCCAAGGCCCAGATGCGGCAAGACGCGGCGCTGCTCGCCGGCGCGACCGACCTGGCCGCCGGCCGCTGA
- the gph gene encoding phosphoglycolate phosphatase (PGP is an essential enzyme in the glycolate salvage pathway in higher organisms (photorespiration in plants). Phosphoglycolate results from the oxidase activity of RubisCO in the Calvin cycle when concentrations of carbon dioxide are low relative to oxygen. This enzyme is a member of the Haloacid Dehalogenase (HAD) superfamily of aspartate-nucleophile hydrolase enzymes (PF00702).) → MPLHHQTLQAAIIDLDGTMVDTLGDFDVAVNATLKDLGRPGVTRTHLEHMVGKGSAHLLRSALLHGGLSADAAAALQADAWTRYQAHYLAINGQHSAVYPGVVEGLTALRARGLPLACLTNKPLSFARPLLQAKGLSGFFSHVFGGDSFERTKPDPLPLIKTCEALGTAPARTLMVGDSQNDGLAARAAGCPVVLVTYGYNHGEPIEQAPHDRLITSLADLAQWA, encoded by the coding sequence ATGCCTCTGCACCACCAGACCCTCCAGGCCGCCATCATCGATCTCGACGGCACCATGGTGGACACCCTCGGCGACTTCGACGTCGCGGTGAACGCCACCCTGAAAGACCTGGGGCGCCCGGGCGTTACGCGGACCCACCTGGAACACATGGTGGGCAAGGGGTCTGCGCATCTGCTGCGCTCGGCGCTGTTGCACGGCGGCTTGAGCGCCGATGCCGCTGCCGCCCTGCAAGCCGATGCCTGGACCCGCTACCAGGCGCATTACCTCGCCATCAACGGCCAGCACAGCGCGGTCTACCCCGGTGTGGTCGAAGGTCTCACGGCGCTGCGCGCGCGCGGTCTGCCGCTGGCCTGCCTGACCAACAAGCCGCTGAGCTTTGCGCGCCCGTTGCTGCAGGCCAAGGGCCTGAGTGGGTTTTTCAGCCACGTGTTCGGCGGCGACAGCTTCGAGCGCACCAAGCCCGACCCTCTGCCCCTCATCAAGACCTGCGAAGCCCTCGGCACCGCGCCGGCCCGAACGCTGATGGTGGGCGATTCGCAGAACGACGGCCTGGCCGCCCGCGCCGCAGGCTGCCCGGTGGTGCTCGTGACCTATGGCTACAACCATGGCGAGCCGATCGAACAGGCCCCGCACGACCGGTTGATCACCTCTCTGGCCGACCTGGCCCAATGGGCCTGA
- the ltaE gene encoding low-specificity L-threonine aldolase has product MKTVDLRSDTVTQPTAAMREAMMAAPLGDDVFGDDPSVVALQERIAAITGKETALFMPSGTQSNLCAMLSHCERGEEYIVGQNAHTYRYEGGGAAVLGSIQPQPLAQDATGQMQLVDISSAIKPDDPHFARTRLLCLENTWNGHVMPAEYLDRAAGLAREHGLAVHLDGARVFNAAVAAGGDPYVAVRTIVDRFDSVSICFSKGLGAPVGSALCGSRVFIARALRWRKMLGGGLRQAGLLAAAAHHALDHHVRRLADDHALAQRLAQGLAGIDGLSVRSAQTNIVFVDVADGRGPDLLAHLANDGVLATGLIGLRFVTHLDVDAAGIDRAVASVRAFFTQEAGARVTTPRAGGSAVY; this is encoded by the coding sequence ATGAAGACCGTGGACCTTCGCAGCGACACCGTCACGCAGCCGACGGCGGCGATGCGCGAAGCCATGATGGCCGCGCCGCTGGGCGACGACGTGTTCGGCGACGACCCGTCGGTGGTAGCGCTGCAGGAACGCATCGCCGCCATCACCGGCAAGGAAACCGCGCTCTTCATGCCCAGCGGCACGCAGAGCAACCTGTGCGCCATGCTCTCGCACTGCGAGCGCGGCGAGGAATACATCGTCGGCCAGAACGCACACACCTACCGCTACGAAGGCGGTGGCGCGGCGGTGCTGGGCAGCATCCAGCCGCAACCCCTGGCGCAGGATGCCACCGGACAGATGCAACTGGTCGACATTTCCAGCGCGATCAAGCCCGACGACCCGCACTTCGCCCGCACACGCCTGCTGTGCCTGGAGAACACCTGGAACGGCCACGTCATGCCCGCCGAGTACCTGGACCGGGCAGCCGGCCTGGCGCGGGAGCACGGTCTGGCGGTGCACCTGGACGGCGCGCGTGTATTCAATGCGGCGGTCGCAGCCGGTGGCGATCCTTATGTTGCAGTACGCACCATCGTCGACCGCTTCGACAGCGTTTCCATCTGCTTCAGCAAGGGCCTGGGCGCGCCCGTGGGCTCGGCACTGTGCGGCTCGCGTGTGTTCATCGCCCGTGCCTTGCGCTGGCGCAAGATGCTCGGCGGCGGCCTGCGCCAGGCCGGCTTGCTGGCGGCGGCCGCGCACCACGCGCTGGACCACCACGTGCGCCGCCTGGCCGATGACCACGCGCTCGCGCAACGCCTGGCCCAGGGGCTGGCCGGCATCGACGGCCTGAGCGTGCGCTCGGCGCAGACCAACATCGTGTTCGTCGATGTGGCCGATGGGCGCGGGCCGGATCTGCTGGCCCACTTGGCCAACGACGGCGTGCTGGCCACGGGCCTGATCGGCCTGCGCTTCGTGACGCACCTGGATGTGGACGCGGCGGGCATCGACCGCGCGGTGGCCAGCGTCCGGGCGTTCTTCACGCAGGAGGCGGGAGCGCGGGTTACAACGCCGCGTGCTGGCGGTTCGGCGGTCTATTGA
- a CDS encoding tripartite tricarboxylate transporter substrate binding protein, with product MTPRIRPLLFAALALASLGTFAADPGYPNKPIRIVVPFAPGGSGDFIVRTMSDRFAAAIKQSVVVENRGGGNTITGTEHVARSAPDGYTLLFASTALSTNPSLVPNLSYRTPEDFTPVGLVITYPFVLAARTNLEINTIPELIAYAKKNPGKLTVSTSGDGSGAHLATALLKEAADIDLMTIPYRGAGPAMNDVAAGHVDMTFTGMSQVKPHLDSKRVKVLATSGLQRMQSAPDAKTIAEQGLPGFNAVVWWGLLAPAGTPKDVVDKINAALKVSLADPEVAKRMAIIDGDVRVSTPQEFEKLIRDEVVRWKRLIKPSGMAAR from the coding sequence ATGACACCCCGCATCCGCCCCCTGCTGTTCGCCGCCCTGGCGCTGGCCTCGCTCGGCACGTTCGCTGCCGACCCGGGCTACCCGAACAAGCCCATCCGCATCGTCGTGCCCTTCGCCCCGGGCGGCAGCGGCGACTTCATCGTGCGCACCATGTCCGACCGCTTCGCCGCCGCCATCAAGCAGTCGGTGGTGGTCGAGAACCGGGGCGGCGGCAACACCATCACCGGCACCGAACACGTGGCGCGCTCCGCACCCGATGGATACACCCTGCTGTTCGCCAGCACCGCGCTGTCCACCAACCCTTCGCTGGTGCCCAACCTGAGCTACCGCACGCCGGAAGACTTCACGCCGGTGGGCCTGGTCATTACCTACCCGTTCGTGCTGGCGGCGCGCACGAACCTGGAGATCAACACCATTCCAGAACTCATCGCCTACGCCAAGAAGAACCCGGGCAAGCTCACGGTGTCGACATCGGGCGACGGCTCGGGCGCGCACCTGGCCACCGCTTTGCTGAAGGAAGCGGCCGACATCGACCTGATGACCATCCCCTACCGTGGTGCCGGCCCGGCCATGAACGACGTGGCCGCCGGCCACGTCGACATGACCTTCACCGGCATGTCGCAAGTCAAGCCCCACCTGGACAGCAAGCGCGTGAAGGTGCTGGCCACCTCCGGCCTGCAACGCATGCAGTCCGCGCCCGACGCCAAGACGATCGCCGAGCAAGGCCTGCCGGGCTTCAACGCGGTGGTGTGGTGGGGCCTGCTGGCGCCAGCGGGCACGCCCAAGGACGTGGTCGACAAGATCAACGCCGCCCTCAAGGTGAGCCTGGCCGACCCCGAGGTGGCCAAGCGCATGGCCATCATCGACGGCGACGTGCGCGTGTCCACGCCACAGGAGTTCGAGAAACTCATTCGCGACGAAGTGGTGCGTTGGAAGCGGCTGATCAAGCCGTCCGGCATGGCGGCGCGTTGA
- a CDS encoding aminodeoxychorismate/anthranilate synthase component II — translation MKPVQNKPVQVLMVDNYDSFTYNIVQYFGELGAEVSVFRNDEITVDQIQARLDAGQLDRLVISPGPCSPAEAGISVAAIQHFAGKLPILGVCLGHQSIGAAFGGKIIRAQELMHGKTSQITTTRQGVFAHLPEQFVVNRYHSLAIERASCPDCLEVTAWTPDGEIMGVKHKTLAIEGVQFHPESILTEHGHAMLKNFLEQAS, via the coding sequence ATGAAACCCGTGCAAAACAAGCCCGTGCAGGTGCTCATGGTCGACAACTACGACTCGTTCACCTACAACATCGTGCAGTACTTCGGCGAGTTGGGCGCCGAGGTCAGCGTGTTCCGCAACGACGAGATCACCGTGGATCAGATCCAGGCGCGCCTGGACGCCGGCCAGCTCGACCGGCTGGTGATTTCGCCCGGCCCGTGCTCGCCCGCCGAAGCCGGCATATCCGTGGCGGCGATCCAGCATTTCGCCGGCAAGCTGCCCATTCTGGGCGTGTGCCTGGGGCACCAGAGCATTGGCGCGGCCTTCGGCGGCAAGATCATCCGTGCCCAGGAACTCATGCACGGCAAGACCTCGCAGATCACCACCACGCGCCAGGGCGTGTTCGCCCACCTGCCCGAGCAGTTCGTGGTGAACCGTTACCACTCGCTGGCGATCGAGCGCGCGAGCTGCCCGGACTGCCTGGAGGTCACGGCCTGGACGCCCGATGGCGAGATCATGGGTGTGAAGCACAAGACCCTGGCCATCGAAGGTGTGCAGTTCCACCCGGAGAGCATCCTGACCGAGCATGGCCACGCGATGCTGAAGAACTTTCTCGAGCAGGCGTCATGA
- a CDS encoding LysR substrate-binding domain-containing protein — MRNIDNDLLRTFVTVVERHSMQAAAAEVRRSQAAVTQQMQRLAEQVGRPLFVRVGRGVQLTPEGQKLLVYARRMLTLHDEMLSALSGLSPAGQIRLGAPHDVTESILPDLLSQLAQRYPHLQIAIHTGRSPDLLKDLRNGELDLTIAIALDEPDLRSIVLRTSPIVWLAASTFRHEPREPLPLIVAEDWTYFRRVAIQALDRADIPWRIHYTAPNVVGIRAAVRAGLGVMARSIEMLGPDLRVLGNAERLPQLPDVGFRLYLGPRNLSPLARQIFESVERRAG, encoded by the coding sequence ATGAGAAACATCGACAACGACCTGCTGCGCACCTTCGTCACCGTCGTGGAGCGCCATTCCATGCAAGCTGCGGCGGCGGAAGTGCGGCGCAGCCAGGCGGCGGTGACGCAGCAGATGCAGCGGCTGGCCGAGCAGGTGGGGCGCCCGCTGTTCGTGCGTGTGGGGCGGGGCGTGCAGCTCACACCCGAGGGCCAGAAGCTGCTGGTGTATGCGCGCCGCATGCTCACCCTGCACGACGAAATGCTCTCCGCGCTGTCGGGCCTGAGCCCGGCCGGGCAGATCCGCCTGGGTGCGCCGCACGACGTGACCGAATCCATCCTGCCCGACTTGCTGTCGCAACTGGCGCAGCGTTATCCGCACCTGCAGATCGCGATCCACACCGGGCGCAGCCCCGATCTGCTGAAAGACCTGCGCAACGGGGAGCTCGATCTGACCATTGCGATCGCTCTGGACGAGCCGGACCTGCGCTCGATCGTGCTGCGCACCTCGCCCATCGTGTGGCTGGCCGCCTCGACCTTTCGGCACGAACCGCGCGAGCCGCTGCCGCTGATCGTCGCCGAGGACTGGACCTATTTCCGCCGCGTGGCGATCCAGGCCCTGGACCGCGCCGACATTCCCTGGCGCATCCACTACACCGCGCCCAACGTGGTAGGCATCCGGGCCGCGGTGCGGGCAGGCCTGGGCGTGATGGCGCGCTCCATCGAAATGCTGGGCCCCGACCTGCGGGTGCTGGGCAATGCCGAGCGCCTGCCGCAGCTGCCCGACGTGGGCTTTCGGCTGTACCTCGGCCCGCGCAACCTCAGCCCCTTGGCGCGGCAGATCTTCGAATCGGTCGAACGGCGCGCCGGCTAA
- the trpD gene encoding anthranilate phosphoribosyltransferase, giving the protein MTHPATAHKITPQEALQRTIEHREIFHDEMLHLMRLIMSGEMSPVMMAALITGLRVKKETIGEITAAAQVMREFSTKVHVADKTHLVDIVGTGGDGSHTFNISTCSMFVAAAAGARVSKHGGRSVSSKSGSADVLESLGVNINQSPEAIARCIEQVGVGFMFAPNHHPAMKNVAPVRRELGIKTIFNILGPLTNPASAPNILMGVFHPDLVGIQVRALQRLGAEHAVVVYGRDGMDEVSLGAATLVGELKDGEITEYEIHPEDFGMTMASSRALRVETPEGSRQMLVGVLEGRDNPSLKAASDIVALNAGVALYAANVVSDMDAGIALAQRTLASGAALAKLEQLKAFVA; this is encoded by the coding sequence ATGACGCACCCCGCCACCGCACACAAGATCACCCCGCAGGAAGCCCTGCAGCGCACCATCGAGCACCGCGAAATCTTCCACGACGAGATGCTGCACCTCATGCGCCTCATCATGAGCGGGGAAATGTCGCCTGTCATGATGGCCGCCCTCATCACCGGCCTGCGCGTGAAGAAGGAAACCATCGGCGAAATCACCGCCGCCGCCCAGGTCATGCGCGAGTTCTCCACCAAGGTGCACGTGGCCGACAAGACCCACCTGGTCGACATCGTGGGCACCGGCGGCGACGGTTCGCACACCTTCAACATCTCCACCTGTTCCATGTTCGTTGCCGCCGCGGCGGGTGCGCGCGTGAGCAAACACGGCGGGCGCAGCGTTTCCAGCAAAAGCGGCAGCGCCGACGTGCTGGAGAGCCTGGGCGTCAACATCAACCAGTCACCCGAAGCGATTGCGCGCTGCATCGAACAGGTCGGCGTGGGCTTCATGTTCGCGCCCAACCACCACCCCGCCATGAAGAACGTAGCCCCGGTGCGGCGCGAACTCGGTATCAAGACCATCTTCAACATCCTGGGGCCGCTCACCAACCCCGCGTCCGCCCCCAACATCCTCATGGGCGTGTTCCACCCCGACCTCGTCGGCATCCAGGTGCGCGCGCTGCAGCGCCTGGGCGCCGAGCACGCGGTCGTGGTGTATGGCCGTGACGGCATGGACGAAGTCTCGCTGGGCGCGGCCACCCTGGTGGGCGAACTCAAGGATGGCGAAATCACCGAATACGAAATCCACCCCGAAGACTTCGGCATGACCATGGCCAGCAGCCGAGCGTTGCGCGTGGAAACCCCCGAAGGTTCGCGCCAGATGCTGGTGGGTGTGCTGGAAGGCCGTGACAACCCTTCCCTCAAGGCTGCAAGCGACATCGTGGCGCTCAATGCGGGGGTGGCGCTGTATGCCGCCAACGTGGTGTCCGACATGGACGCCGGCATCGCGCTGGCGCAGCGCACGCTGGCCAGTGGCGCGGCATTGGCCAAGCTCGAGCAACTCAAGGCCTTCGTGGCCTGA
- a CDS encoding citryl-CoA lyase encodes MAKRKPMRTDIAWSTTDTITVKGLDVCKDILGKVSLGDMAFLEMTDRLPSPRESVVFNAIAVCLVEHGLTPSALVTRLTIAGAPEAMQAAVGAGLCGLGSVFVGSMEDAARLLQKAMPQPDPSADIQALAVALVDREVAAGRSIPGIGHHMHKPVDPRAPALFQVAADNGFSGPYVALMNAVAAEAGRRLGKNLPVNATGAIAAIASELRLPWEIVRGIGVMARAIGLVAHVLEELRNPLAREMKTMVEDMATAHFRTAPGAH; translated from the coding sequence ATGGCCAAACGCAAGCCGATGCGCACCGATATCGCGTGGAGCACCACCGACACCATCACCGTCAAAGGGCTCGACGTCTGCAAGGACATCCTGGGCAAGGTGTCGCTGGGCGACATGGCCTTCCTGGAAATGACCGACCGCCTCCCCTCGCCGCGCGAGTCCGTGGTGTTCAACGCCATCGCGGTGTGCCTGGTCGAGCACGGCCTCACGCCCAGCGCCCTGGTCACCCGCCTCACCATTGCCGGCGCGCCCGAAGCCATGCAGGCCGCTGTGGGCGCGGGCCTGTGCGGCCTGGGCAGCGTGTTCGTGGGCAGCATGGAAGACGCGGCGCGCCTGCTGCAAAAGGCGATGCCGCAGCCCGACCCCTCGGCCGACATCCAGGCCCTGGCCGTGGCGCTGGTGGACCGGGAAGTGGCCGCCGGCCGCAGCATTCCAGGTATCGGCCACCACATGCACAAGCCGGTCGACCCGCGCGCGCCCGCCCTGTTCCAGGTCGCGGCCGACAACGGCTTCTCCGGCCCTTATGTGGCGCTGATGAACGCCGTGGCCGCCGAGGCCGGCCGCCGCCTGGGCAAGAACCTGCCGGTCAACGCCACCGGCGCCATCGCGGCCATCGCCAGCGAATTGCGCCTGCCCTGGGAGATCGTGCGCGGCATCGGTGTGATGGCGCGCGCCATCGGCCTGGTCGCCCACGTGCTGGAAGAACTGCGCAACCCCCTGGCGCGCGAGATGAAGACCATGGTGGAAGACATGGCCACCGCGCATTTCCGCACCGCCCCCGGCGCCCATTGA
- the trpE gene encoding anthranilate synthase component I, translating into MITELEFKSLAQQGYNRIPLMVEAFADLETPLSLYLKLAHGRGDGQHSFLLESVVGGERFGRYSFIGLPARTLLRSTGFGAEAKTEVVRDGVVIETDHGNPLDFIAAYQQRFKVALRPGLPRFCGGLAGYFGYDAVRHIEKKLEATCPPDTMGCPDILLLQCEELAVIDNLSGKLYLIVYADPAQPEAYANAKKRLRGLREALKYSVSAPIVKPTQSHPPERDFAKADYLAAVERAKELIANGDFMQVQVGQRIKKRYTESPLSLYRALRSLNPSPYMYYYHFGDFHVVGASPEILVRQEQTGEGQKVIIRPLAGTRPRGATPELDKSTEIELVNDPKERAEHVMLIDLARNDIGRIAKTGTVKVTEAFAVERYSHVMHIVSNVEGTLNEGMTNMDVLKATFPAGTLTGAPKVHAMELIDQLEPTKRGIYGGACGYLSYAGDMDVAIAIRTGIIKDETLYVQAAAGVVADSVPEMEWRETEHKARALLRAAELVEEGLE; encoded by the coding sequence ATGATCACCGAACTGGAATTCAAGAGCCTGGCCCAGCAAGGCTACAACCGCATCCCGCTGATGGTCGAAGCCTTCGCGGACCTCGAAACCCCGCTCTCGCTCTACCTCAAGCTCGCGCACGGACGCGGCGACGGCCAGCACAGCTTTCTGCTCGAATCCGTGGTCGGTGGCGAGCGCTTCGGTCGCTACAGCTTCATTGGCCTGCCCGCGCGCACGCTGCTGCGCAGCACCGGCTTTGGCGCCGAGGCCAAGACCGAGGTGGTGCGCGATGGCGTGGTCATCGAGACCGACCACGGCAATCCGCTGGACTTCATCGCCGCCTACCAGCAGCGCTTCAAGGTCGCGCTGCGCCCCGGCCTGCCGCGTTTCTGCGGCGGTTTGGCCGGTTATTTCGGCTACGACGCGGTGCGCCATATCGAGAAGAAGCTCGAAGCCACCTGCCCGCCCGACACCATGGGCTGCCCCGACATCCTGCTGCTGCAGTGCGAAGAGCTGGCGGTGATCGACAACCTCTCGGGCAAGCTCTACCTGATCGTCTACGCCGACCCGGCCCAGCCCGAGGCGTATGCCAATGCCAAGAAGCGCCTGCGCGGTCTGCGCGAGGCGCTGAAGTATTCGGTGAGCGCCCCGATCGTCAAGCCCACGCAGAGCCATCCGCCCGAACGCGACTTCGCCAAGGCCGACTACCTGGCCGCCGTGGAGCGCGCCAAGGAGCTGATTGCCAATGGCGACTTCATGCAGGTGCAGGTGGGTCAGCGCATCAAGAAGCGCTACACCGAGTCGCCGTTGAGCCTGTACCGCGCGCTGCGTTCGCTCAACCCCTCGCCCTACATGTACTACTACCACTTCGGCGACTTCCACGTGGTGGGCGCGTCGCCCGAAATCCTGGTGCGGCAGGAGCAGACGGGCGAGGGGCAGAAGGTCATCATCCGCCCCCTGGCCGGCACGCGCCCGCGCGGCGCCACGCCCGAGCTGGACAAGTCCACCGAGATCGAACTGGTGAACGATCCCAAGGAGCGCGCCGAGCACGTCATGCTGATCGACCTGGCGCGCAACGACATCGGCCGCATTGCGAAGACCGGCACGGTGAAAGTCACCGAGGCCTTTGCCGTGGAGCGCTACAGCCACGTGATGCACATCGTGAGCAACGTCGAAGGCACACTCAACGAAGGCATGACCAACATGGACGTGCTCAAGGCCACATTCCCGGCCGGCACGCTCACCGGTGCGCCCAAGGTGCATGCCATGGAGCTGATCGACCAGCTCGAACCCACCAAGCGCGGCATCTACGGCGGCGCCTGCGGCTACCTCAGCTACGCGGGCGACATGGACGTGGCGATTGCGATCCGCACCGGCATCATCAAGGACGAGACGCTCTACGTGCAGGCCGCTGCCGGCGTGGTGGCCGACTCCGTGCCCGAGATGGAATGGAGAGAAACCGAGCACAAGGCCAGGGCCTTGCTGCGCGCCGCCGAACTGGTCGAGGAGGGCCTGGAATGA